In Oryza sativa Japonica Group chromosome 3, ASM3414082v1, one DNA window encodes the following:
- the LOC4331453 gene encoding uncharacterized protein isoform X2 yields the protein MKGGGGDRHHHKDAIVMHAAGKAPKCKASFFLCSLLLYFLLPVLALYVVALAVSPFYSGSSCPEESLASGDVAHLAAAGDAGNRRNDSSPPSDDAAPTGLGHIVFGIAASSELWKSRREYIRTWWRPEQMSGFVWLDKPVYEFYSRNASTGLPGIKISGNTTKFPYTHGRGSRSALRITRIVSESFRLGLPGARWFVMGDDDTVFFPDNLVDVLSRYDHTQPYYIGNPSESHIQNLIFSYGMAFGGGGFAISRALAAQLAHMQDGCIDRYPALYGSDDRIHACVAELGVPLTRHLGFHQCDLWGDVLGLLGAHPVVPLVTLHHLDFLQPVFPTTRSRTAALRRLFEGPARLDSAGVAQQSVCYDGDKQWTVSVSWGFAVVVTRGVLSPREMEMPMRTFLNWYRRADYTAYAFNTRPVARQPCQTPQVYYMRQSRLDRRRNTTVTEYERRRVAPVKCGWRIPDPAALLDRVIVLKKPDPNLWKRSPRRNCCRVLSSPRQGKDRKMTIDVGVCRGGEFARIEGS from the exons ATgaaaggaggaggcggcgatcgGCATCATCACAAGGACGCCATTGTCATGCACGCCGCCGGCAAGGCGCCCAAGTGCAAGGcttccttcttcctctgcaGCCTCCTCCTCTACTTTCTCCTCCCGGTGCTCGCCCTGTACGTCGTTGCCCTCGCCGTGTCGCCGTTCTACTCGGGTAGCTCGTGCCCGGAGGAGAGCCTTGCCAGTGGCGACGTTGCACAtctcgcggccgccggcgatgcTGGCAACAGGCGTAACgactcgtcgccgccgtctgaTGACGCCGCGCCGACCGGGCTGGGTCACATTGTGTTCGGCATTGCCGCCTCTTCGGAGCTCTGGAAGagccggagggagtacatcagaACATGGTGGCGGCCGGAGCAGATGAGCGGGTTCGTGTGGCTGGACAAGCCGGTGTACGAGTTCTACTCGAGGAACGCTTCCACGGGGCTTCCCGGAATCAAGATCAGCGGGAACACGACCAAGTTCCCGTACACGCACGGCCGCGGCAGCCGGTCGGCGCTGCGGATCACCCGCATCGTGTCGGAGAGCTTCCGGCTGGGCCTCCCCGGCGCGCGGTGGTTCGTGATGGGCGACGACGACACGGTGTTCTTCCCGGACAACCTCGTGGACGTTCTGTCCCGGTACGACCACACGCAGCCGTACTACATCGGGAATCCGTCGGAGAGCCACATCCAGAACCTCATCTTCTCGTACGGCATggcgttcggcggcggcgggttcgcCATCAGCCGCGCCCTGGCCGCGCAGCTGGCGCACATGCAGGACGGGTGCATCGACCGGTACCCGGCGCTCTACGGCAGCGACGACCGCATCCACGCGTGCGTGGCGGAGCTGGGCGTGCCGCTGACGCGCCACCTGGGTTTCCACCAGTGCGACCTGTGGGGCGACGTGCTGGGCCTCCTGGGCGCGCACCCGGTGGTGCCCCTGGTGACGCTGCACCACCTGGACTTCCTGCAGCCGGTGTTCCCGACGACGAGGTCGCGGACGGCGGCGCTGAGGCGGCTGTTCGAGGGGCCCGCGCGGCTGGACTCGGCTGGCGTGGCGCAGCAGTCGGTGTGCTACGACGGCGACAAGCAGTGGACGGTGTCGGTGTCGTGGGGGTTCGCGGTGGTGGTGACGCGCGGGGTGCTGTCGCCGCGGGAGATGGAGATGCCCATGCGCACGTTCCTCAACTGGTACCGCCGCGCCGACTACACGGCGTACGCCTTCAACACGCGGCCCGTGGCGCGCCAGCCGTGCCAGACGCCGCAGGTGTACTACATGCGGCAGtcccgcctcgaccgccgccgcaaCACCACCGTCACCGAGtacgagcgccgccgcgtcgcgcccGTCAAGTGCGGCTGGCGCATCCCTGACCCTGCCGCGCTGCTCGACCGCGTCATCGTCCTCAAGAAGCCCGACCCCAACCTCTGGAAAAGG TCTCCGAGGAGGAATTGCTGCAGGGTGTTGTCGTCACCCAGGCAAGGGAAGGACCGGAAGATGACCATCGATGTTGGCGTCTGCAGGGGCGGCGAGTTCGCCAGAATTGAG GGAAGCTAG
- the LOC4331454 gene encoding probable receptor-like protein kinase At5g24010 — protein sequence MLCFEPNKSVVSGRGGIGKCDDPISVHSIVHSTIPVFHHALPSGRCPIFLRVHFPVPDSTHHSTASHSSFPLPSNTTTRTVRTLVRFRLILSWTRQWRHDHASTTASMATVIVILLLLPLLPSTALAAFPYFLACGAASNVSFPGDSPARTFVPDAPFLSSAGRVPAVTSTGSNTIPPLYAAARAAGSGFSYSFADPDTATVNVSRVLRLHFFPFTSSSSVNLSSASFSVSVRDAYTLLSSFSPPRDGVVKEYFVPGDGSGEFRVKFTPDAGSTAFVSAIELFPAPPELLWRRPVKPVGALVDSVDVNAWPQQALETVYRLNVGGSKVTAANDTLWRTWLPDDPYFSSPRGLSQVNSTSTPIIYGTSIGYTREVAPDSVYKTQRAMNMASQQLFLTPGPFNLTWTFALPPPAPGSDSDYLVRLHWCDYSLVSSVVATGIVFDVYVAQRLASKDLDRNAADAAEQPNEAFYLDYAATAPTTGNLTISIGKSDKSDAGGMLNGLEIMKLRRADNLNSAGSHGRRKKILIGTLSAALGVAVLACALLCLLAVLRRRRQAPTPAPEEKESTQLPWSQHTQDGSSWVDMSNASGAGMTGGLHRMSMQLNISLADITAATENFNERNLIGVGGFGNVYSGVLRDGTRVAVKRAMRASKQGLPEFQTEIEVLSRIRHRHLVSLIGYCNEQSEMILVYEYMEKGTLRSHLYGSEEPPLSWKQRLEICIGAARGLHYLHTGYSENIIHRDVKSTNILLGDAFIAKVADFGLSRIGPSFGETHVSTAVKGSFGYLDPEYFKTQQLTDRSDVYSFGVVLFEVLCARTVIDQSLERDEINLAEWAVSLQQKGELAKITDPRIAGQVNGNSLRKFAETAEKCLADYGLDRPSMGDVLWNLEYCLQLQETHVNRDAFEDSGAVATQFPADVVVPRWVPSSTSFLMDDSVTDSGIANSKAFSQLSSGDGR from the coding sequence ATGCTTTGTTTTGAGCCGAACAAATCGGTAGTCAGTGGGCGGGGGGGCATAGGAAAATGTGATGACCCAATCAGCGTCCACTCCATTGTCCATTCCACTATTCCAGTATTCCACCACGCGCTGCCCTCCGGTCGTTGTCCCATCTTCCTCCGAGTCCACTTCCCCGTGCCCGACTCCACACACCACTCCACCGCATCGCACTCGtccttccctctcccttccaACACCACCACCCGCACCGTCCGCACACTCGTCCGCTTCCGTCTCATTCTCTCGTGGACGCGGCAGTGGCGCCACGACCACGCCTCCACTACCGCCTCAATGGccaccgtcatcgtcatcctcctcctcctcccgttaCTCCCGtccaccgccctcgccgccttcccCTACTTCCTCGCCTGCGGCGCCGCCTCCAACGTCTCCTTCCCAGGCGACTCCCCAGCGCGCACCTTCGTCCCGGACGCTCCCTTCCTCTCGTCCGCCGGCCGTGTCCCGGCAGTGACGAGCACCGGCTCCAACACGATCCCCCCTCTCTACGctgccgcgcgcgcggccggctcGGGGTTCTCGTACAGCTTCGCCGACCCGGACACCGCCACGGTCAACGTGTCCCGCGTCCTCCGCCTCCATTTCTTCCCTTTCACCAGTTCCTCCTCTGTGAACCTCTCGTCCGCGAGCTTCTCCGTCTCTGTTCGCGATGCCTACACCCTACTCTcctccttctcgccgccgcgcgaCGGCGTCGTCAAGGAGTACTTCGTCCCGGGGGACGGCTCCGGCGAGTTCCGCGTCAAGTTCACGCCGGACGCCGGCTCCACCGCATTCGTCAGCGCCATCGAGCTGTTCCCGGCTCCGCCGGAGCTGCTGTGGAGACGCCCGGTGAAGCCGGTGGGCGCCCTGGTCGACAGCGTCGACGTGAACGCGTGGCCGCAGCAGGCGCTGGAGACGGTGTACCGCCTCAACGTCGGGGGATCCAAGGTGACCGCGGCGAACGACACGCTGTGGCGGACGTGGCTCCCCGACGACCCCTACTTCTCCAGCCCCAGGGGGCTCTCGCAGGTGAACTCGACCTCGACCCCGATCATCTACGGCACGTCGATCGGGTAcacgagggaggtggcgccggaCAGCGTGTACAAGACGCAGCGCGCCATGAACATGGCGAGCCAGCAGTTGTTCCTCACTCCGGGGCCTTTCAACTTAACGTGGACCTTCGCGCttccgccgccggcaccgggGTCCGACTCCGACTACCTCGTCCGCCTCCACTGGTGCGACTACTCGCTGGTGAGCTCCGTTGTAGCAACGGGCATCGTCTTCGACGTCTACGTCGCGCAGAGGCTTGCTTCCAAAGACCTCGACCGAaacgcggcggacgcggcggagcAGCCCAACGAGGCTTTTTACCTGGACTACGCGGCCACGGCCCCGACCACCGGGAACCTCACCATCAGCATCGGCAAGTCGGACAAAAGCGATGCAGGCGGCATGCTCAATGGGCTGGAGATCATGAAGCTGCGGCGCGCCGATAATTTGAACTCCGCCGGATCGCAcggcaggaggaagaagattctCATCGGCACGCTctcggcggcgctcggcgtcgCTGTTCTTGCGTGCGCGCTGCTCTGCTTGCTCGCCGTGCTGCGCAGGCGTAGACAGGCGCCGACTCCGGcgccggaggagaaggagagcacGCAGCTGCCGTGGTCGCAGCACACGCAGGATGGCTCCAGCTGGGTTGACATGTCGAACGCGTCGGGCGCGGGCATGACCGGCGGGCTGCACAGGATGAGCATGCAGCTCAACATCTCGCTGGCGGACATCACGGCGGCCACGGAGAACTTCAACGAGCGCAACCTCATCGGCGTCGGCGGGTTCGGGAACGTGTATAGCGGCGTGCTCCGCGACGGCACCCGCGTGGCGGTGAAGCGCGCCATGCGCGCCTCCAAGCAGGGGCTGCCGGAGTTCCAGACGGAGATCGAGGTGCTGTCCCGCATCCGGCACCGCCACCTGGTCTCCCTCATCGGCTACTGCAACGAGCAGTCGGAGATGATACTGGTGTACGAGTACATGGAGAAGGGCACGCTGAGGAGCCACCTCTACGGGTCGGAGGAGCCGCCGCTGTCGTGGAAGCAGCGGCTGGAGATCTGCATCGGCGCGGCGAGGGGCCTGCACTACCTGCACACCGGCTACTCCGAGAACATCATCCACCGCGACGTCAAGTCGACCAACATCCTCCTCGGCGACGCGTTCATCGCCAAGGTGGCCGACTTCGGGCTGTCGCGGATCGGGCCGTCGTTCGGGGAGACGCACGTGAGCACGGCGGTGAAGGGCAGCTTCGGCTACCTCGACCCGGAGTACTTCAAGACGCAGCAGCTGACGGACCGGTCCGACGTCTACTCCTTCGGCGTCGTGCTGTTCGAGGTGCTCTGCGCGCGGACGGTGATCGACCAGAGCCTTGAGCGCGACGAGATCAACCTCGCCGAGTGGGCGGTTAGCCTGCAGCAGAAAGGGGAGCTCGCCAAGATCACCGACCCGAGGATCGCCGGGCAGGTGAACGGCAACTCGCTGCGCAAGTTCGCCGAGACCGCAGAGAAGTGCCTGGCGGACTACGGCCTGGACCGGCCGTCCATGGGCGACGTGCTGTGGAACCTCGAGTACTGCCTTCAGCTGCAGGAGACGCACGTCAACAGGGACGCGTTCGAGGACAgcggcgccgtcgccacgcAGTTCCCCGCCGACGTGGTCGTGCCGCGCTGGGTGCCGTCGTCCACGAGCTTCCTCATGGATGACAGCGTGACCGACTCGGGGATCGCCAACAGCAAGGCCTTCTCGCAGCTCAGCAGCGGCGATGGCCGTTGA
- the LOC4331452 gene encoding homeobox protein BEL1 homolog: MAHDPNLGFADYFSAADASASSVTTLMPAMDEAAPELFGLQAGMELLGVRGLGMSMMPGAAGKVAALVADAGDDGGGGSTMRFLSEQHQQPSQAPLSLSLCRPDGVLHLGGAARPQHQLAPAAPWMTHHDASSSAPQVHGAWHLRSSRFLLPTQQLLQEFCSLPVDSTKRGNGAKAATQQEDGRGDGSSSSSASWTPSPQIQAMEALELQRLKDKLYIMLEEVDRRYRRYCEQMRAVAGGFEAVAGERAAGAYTAVAARTISRHFRSLRDGIVAQLQAARKALGEKDVSAAGTTRGQTPRLRVIDQCIRHHKSLQGVAAMDSHPWRPQRGLPDRAVTILRAWLFEHFLHPYPSDVDKHILARQTGLSRSQVSNWFINARVRLWKPMVEEMYVEEMKGQDGGDGSGGQGSLNPKPTCSHASEARGGQQLVVGDGDGGEQKPTRAQLRHDAGSLASVVNVDVAAGAGGVARLHQAENFGIMDHLDFDAYDDSHHQQQHGGFGGVSLTLGLQQHGSHGGGGVNIAFGAPGSAHGGAGFLYPGEQMAPDAMHPGHGHHVVGGQFGVAMDGDAASHAQERYRSLSAGFHLLRDLAG; this comes from the exons ATGGCGCATGATCCGAACCTGGGGTTCGCGGATTACTTCTCGGCGGCAGATGCATCGGCGTCGTCGGTCACGACGCTGATGCCGGCGATGGACGAAGCGGCGCCGGAGCTGTTCGGGTTGCAGGCCGGGATGGAGCTTCTCGGCGTGCGCGGTCTGGGTATGAGTATGATGCCCGGCGCGGCAGGCAAGGTCGCCGCGCTGGTGGCCGACGctggggacgacggcggcggcggctccaccATGCGCTTCCTCAGCGAGCAGCACCAACAGCCGAGCCAGGCGCCGCTGTCGCTGTCGCTGTGCCGCCCGGACGGCGTGCTGcacctcggcggcgcggcgcggccgcaGCACCAACTGGCGCCCGCGGCGCCATGGATGACGCACCAcgacgcgtcgtcgtcggcgccgcaaGTGCACGGCGCGTGGCACCTGCGCAGCTCGAGGTTCCTCCTCCCGACGCAGCAGCTCCTCCAAGAATTCTGCAGCCTCCCCGTGGACAGCACCAAGCGCGGCAACGGCGCCAAGGCAGCGACGCAGCAAGAagacggccgcggcgacgggtcgtcgtcgtcgtcggcctcgtGGACCCCGTCGCCGCAGATCCAGGCCATGGAAGCCCTGGAGCTGCAGAGGCTCAAGGACAAGCTCTACATCATGCTCGAAGAG GTGGACAGGAGGTACAGGAGGTACTGCGAGCAGATGAGGGCGGTGGCCGGGGGGTTCGAGGCGGTGgccggggagagggcggcgggggcgtacacggcggtggcggcgaggacgatATCGAGGCACTTCCGGAGCCTGAGGGATGGGATCGTGGCGCAGCTGcaggcggcgaggaaggcgctCGGGGAGAAGGACGTGAGCGCGGCCGGGACGACGCGGGGGCAGACGCCGCGGCTCAGGGTGATCGACCAGTGCATCAGGCACCACAAGTCGCTGCAGGGCGTCGCCGCCATGGACAGCCACCCGTGGCGCCCCCAGCGCGGCCTTCCCGACCGCGCCGTCACCATCCTCCGTGCCTGGCTCTTCGAGCACTTCCTGCACCC GTATCCAAGCGACGTGGATAAGCACATCCTGGCTCGACAGACGGGCCTCTCACGTAGCCAG GTGTCCAACTGGTTCATCAATGCGAGGGTTCGGCTGTGGAAGCCAATGGTGGAGGAGATGTACGTCGAGGAGATGAAGGgccaggacggcggcgacggcagcggtggACAGGGGAGCCTAAACCCTAAGCCTACCTGCAGCCACGCCTccgaggcgcgcggcggccagcAGCTGGTcgtcggcgatggcgacggcggcgaacagAAGCCGACGAGGGCGCAGCTTCGCCACGACGCCGGGTCGCTGGCCTCCGTCGTCAACGTCGAcgtcgcggccggcgcgggcggcgtggcCCGGCTGCACCAGGCGGAGAACTTCGGCATCATGGACCACCTCGACTTCGACGCGTACGACGAcagccaccaccagcagcagcacggCGGGTTCGGCGGCGTGTCGCTGACGCTCGGGCTGCAGCAGCACGGCTcccacggcggtggcggcgtgaaCATCGCGTTCGGGGCGCCGGGGtccgcgcacggcggcgccgggttCTTGTACCCGGGCGAGCAGATGGCGCCTGACGCCATGCATCCGGGGCACGGCCACCACGTCGTCGGCGGACAGTTCGGCGTGGCCATGGACGGCGACGCCGCCTCGCACGCGCAAGAGCGGTACCGGAGCCTAAGCGCCGGCTTCCACCTGCTCCGCGACTTGGCCGGATGA
- the LOC4331453 gene encoding uncharacterized protein isoform X1, with amino-acid sequence MKGGGGDRHHHKDAIVMHAAGKAPKCKASFFLCSLLLYFLLPVLALYVVALAVSPFYSGSSCPEESLASGDVAHLAAAGDAGNRRNDSSPPSDDAAPTGLGHIVFGIAASSELWKSRREYIRTWWRPEQMSGFVWLDKPVYEFYSRNASTGLPGIKISGNTTKFPYTHGRGSRSALRITRIVSESFRLGLPGARWFVMGDDDTVFFPDNLVDVLSRYDHTQPYYIGNPSESHIQNLIFSYGMAFGGGGFAISRALAAQLAHMQDGCIDRYPALYGSDDRIHACVAELGVPLTRHLGFHQCDLWGDVLGLLGAHPVVPLVTLHHLDFLQPVFPTTRSRTAALRRLFEGPARLDSAGVAQQSVCYDGDKQWTVSVSWGFAVVVTRGVLSPREMEMPMRTFLNWYRRADYTAYAFNTRPVARQPCQTPQVYYMRQSRLDRRRNTTVTEYERRRVAPVKCGWRIPDPAALLDRVIVLKKPDPNLWKRSPRRNCCRVLSSPRQGKDRKMTIDVGVCRGGEFARIEVAREAS; translated from the exons ATgaaaggaggaggcggcgatcgGCATCATCACAAGGACGCCATTGTCATGCACGCCGCCGGCAAGGCGCCCAAGTGCAAGGcttccttcttcctctgcaGCCTCCTCCTCTACTTTCTCCTCCCGGTGCTCGCCCTGTACGTCGTTGCCCTCGCCGTGTCGCCGTTCTACTCGGGTAGCTCGTGCCCGGAGGAGAGCCTTGCCAGTGGCGACGTTGCACAtctcgcggccgccggcgatgcTGGCAACAGGCGTAACgactcgtcgccgccgtctgaTGACGCCGCGCCGACCGGGCTGGGTCACATTGTGTTCGGCATTGCCGCCTCTTCGGAGCTCTGGAAGagccggagggagtacatcagaACATGGTGGCGGCCGGAGCAGATGAGCGGGTTCGTGTGGCTGGACAAGCCGGTGTACGAGTTCTACTCGAGGAACGCTTCCACGGGGCTTCCCGGAATCAAGATCAGCGGGAACACGACCAAGTTCCCGTACACGCACGGCCGCGGCAGCCGGTCGGCGCTGCGGATCACCCGCATCGTGTCGGAGAGCTTCCGGCTGGGCCTCCCCGGCGCGCGGTGGTTCGTGATGGGCGACGACGACACGGTGTTCTTCCCGGACAACCTCGTGGACGTTCTGTCCCGGTACGACCACACGCAGCCGTACTACATCGGGAATCCGTCGGAGAGCCACATCCAGAACCTCATCTTCTCGTACGGCATggcgttcggcggcggcgggttcgcCATCAGCCGCGCCCTGGCCGCGCAGCTGGCGCACATGCAGGACGGGTGCATCGACCGGTACCCGGCGCTCTACGGCAGCGACGACCGCATCCACGCGTGCGTGGCGGAGCTGGGCGTGCCGCTGACGCGCCACCTGGGTTTCCACCAGTGCGACCTGTGGGGCGACGTGCTGGGCCTCCTGGGCGCGCACCCGGTGGTGCCCCTGGTGACGCTGCACCACCTGGACTTCCTGCAGCCGGTGTTCCCGACGACGAGGTCGCGGACGGCGGCGCTGAGGCGGCTGTTCGAGGGGCCCGCGCGGCTGGACTCGGCTGGCGTGGCGCAGCAGTCGGTGTGCTACGACGGCGACAAGCAGTGGACGGTGTCGGTGTCGTGGGGGTTCGCGGTGGTGGTGACGCGCGGGGTGCTGTCGCCGCGGGAGATGGAGATGCCCATGCGCACGTTCCTCAACTGGTACCGCCGCGCCGACTACACGGCGTACGCCTTCAACACGCGGCCCGTGGCGCGCCAGCCGTGCCAGACGCCGCAGGTGTACTACATGCGGCAGtcccgcctcgaccgccgccgcaaCACCACCGTCACCGAGtacgagcgccgccgcgtcgcgcccGTCAAGTGCGGCTGGCGCATCCCTGACCCTGCCGCGCTGCTCGACCGCGTCATCGTCCTCAAGAAGCCCGACCCCAACCTCTGGAAAAGG TCTCCGAGGAGGAATTGCTGCAGGGTGTTGTCGTCACCCAGGCAAGGGAAGGACCGGAAGATGACCATCGATGTTGGCGTCTGCAGGGGCGGCGAGTTCGCCAGAATTGAGGTAGCCAG GGAAGCTAGCTAG
- the LOC4331455 gene encoding probable receptor-like protein kinase At5g24010 produces the protein MASVLAVPLLLCLLASASAARFAPADNHLLACGATAPAVLPDGRRFVPDSGCASTRLRSPAPTLPSAASSAAPQPTPLHAAARVFSCRASYDLAVRRRGYHVLRLHFYPFEPALASARFHVGAAGFLLLHNFSASAPVVKEFILPVHSDVLVLTFVPESGSNAFVNAIELVSAPDELVGDIGTLVTSSGTDQTNGLSSQVYEMLYRINVAGRKVTPFNDTLWRTWVNDERFLVSTESSNSGVWSFGGRIAYPKGSRLMTREVAPDNVYNSARSVSSQGKVTWGFPVPASSRYLVRMHFCDIVSKALNELYFDIYVNGQLAVKDFDISGATGFLAYPYYIDFVVDVEDEGALKLAIGGSKNSRSDEVSGILNAVEIMRMNKTNGGIDGDFAVSLGMEYVASKGIGEFTRSLLCGFIFAGLLLVLLMLVVRLRTELRNNGTTWSWQPNDSGDGKLARAYQLVSAKTDY, from the coding sequence ATGGCTAGTGTTCTCGCCGTCCCCCTCCTGCTGTGCctgctcgcctccgcctccgccgcccgcttcgCCCCGGCGGACAACCACCTCCTCGCCTGCGGCGCGACGGCACCGGCCGTGCTCCCCGACGGCCGACGCTTCGTCCCCGACTCCGGCTGCGCCTCCACGCGCCTCCGCTCCCCGGCACCTACCCTCCCGTCCGCGGCCTCCAGCGCGGCCCCGCAGCCGACCcctctccacgccgccgcgcgggtCTTCTCCTGCCGCGCGTCCTACGacctcgccgtccgccgccgcgggtACCACGTCCTGCGCCTCCACTTCTACCCCTTCGAGCCCGCGCTCGCGTCCGCGCGCTTccacgtcggcgccgccggattcctcctcctccacaacTTCTCCGCGTCGGCCCCCGTCGTGAAGGAGTTCATCCTACCCGTCCACTCCGACGTCCTCGTCCTCACCTTCGTCCCCGAGTCGGGCTCTAACGCCTTCGTCAACGCCATCGAGCTCGTCTCGGCCCCCGATGAGCTCGTCGGCGACATCGGCACCCTCGTCACGAGCAGCGGCACTGACCAGACCAATGGATTGTCGTCTCAGGTCTATGAGATGCTCTATCGGATCAACGTCGCCGGCCGCAAGGTCACACCGTTCAACGACACGCTGTGGCGAACATGGGTCAACGACGAGCGCTTCCTCGTCAGCACGGAATCATCCAACAGCGGGGTCTGGTCGTTCGGTGGCCGGATTGCTTATCCCAAGGGTAGCAGATTGATGACACGGGAGGTTGCTCCTGACAACGTGTACAACTCGGCGAGGTCAGTGAGCTCACAGGGCAAAGTGACATGGGGATTTCCCGTGCCTGCTTCCAGCAGGTACCTAGTGCGTATGCACTTCTGTGACATCGTGAGCAAGGCTCTAAATGAGCTTTACTTTGATATCTATGTCAATGGTCAGCTAGCAGTAAAGGATTTCGATATCTCTGGTGCCACTGGATTCTTAGCCTATCCATATTACATCGACTTTGTTGTGGATGTTGAGGATGAAGGGGCCCTGAAATTGGCCATTGGTGGCTCGAAGAATAGCCGATCAGACGAAGTGAGCGGTATTCTTAATGCTGTAGAGATAATGAGGATGAACAAAACAAATGGTGGTATTGATGGGGATTTTGCAGTTTCTCTGGGCATGGAGTATGTGGCTAGCAAGGGGATCGGAGAATTTACTCGCTCACTGCTGTGTGGTTTCATTTTTGCGGGATTGTTGTTGGTTTTGTTAATGCTTGTGGTGAGGTTGAGGACTGAGCTGAGGAATAATGGTACAACTTGGTCTTGGCAGCCAAATGATTCTGGTGACGGGAAGCTGGCTAGAGCATATCAACTTGTGTCCGCTAAGACAGACTATTGA